One genomic region from Flagellimonas oceani encodes:
- a CDS encoding isopenicillin N synthase family dioxygenase, whose translation MSAIPSVDLNDFVSGDPKRKEKFVNEIGAAFEDIGFVALSGHFLSDKLVNDLYSEIKKFFNLPQDVKDKYEIEGIGGQRGYTSFGKEHAKGKKEGDLKEFWHFGQYVEDNPELEAEYPDNVTVAELPDFNGVGKETYKMLEKTAKYVLRALALHLDLEEDYFDDYIKNGNSILRPIHYPPITEEPKNAVRAAAHGDINLITLLMGAHGKGLQVKDHEGNWVDAIAQPDQLMINVGDMLSRLSNNKLKSTIHQVVNPPKELWGTSRYSIPFFMHPVSDMPLNCLENCIDEDNPKAFEDITAGEYLHERLIELGLVKK comes from the coding sequence ATGAGTGCGATTCCAAGTGTGGACCTGAACGACTTTGTTTCGGGCGACCCAAAACGAAAAGAAAAATTTGTCAATGAAATAGGTGCCGCTTTTGAGGATATTGGCTTTGTGGCGCTGAGCGGACATTTTTTATCCGATAAATTGGTGAACGACCTTTACAGCGAGATAAAAAAATTCTTCAACCTTCCGCAGGACGTAAAAGATAAATATGAAATTGAAGGCATAGGCGGCCAACGTGGATATACTTCCTTTGGAAAAGAACACGCCAAAGGAAAAAAAGAAGGCGACCTGAAGGAATTCTGGCATTTTGGGCAGTATGTGGAAGACAATCCAGAATTGGAAGCCGAATACCCCGACAATGTTACCGTGGCAGAGCTTCCCGATTTTAACGGAGTGGGAAAAGAAACCTACAAAATGCTGGAAAAAACAGCAAAATATGTGTTGCGTGCATTGGCTTTGCACCTAGATCTTGAGGAGGATTATTTTGATGACTACATCAAAAATGGGAATTCCATTTTAAGGCCCATCCACTATCCGCCTATTACCGAAGAGCCAAAAAACGCGGTGAGAGCAGCCGCACACGGCGATATCAACCTGATTACATTGCTCATGGGCGCACACGGGAAGGGACTTCAAGTAAAAGACCATGAGGGCAATTGGGTGGATGCCATTGCCCAACCGGACCAGTTGATGATCAATGTGGGCGATATGCTATCGCGTTTGTCCAACAACAAATTAAAATCCACGATCCATCAAGTCGTAAATCCACCAAAAGAACTTTGGGGCACCTCCCGTTATTCCATTCCGTTTTTTATGCATCCCGTGAGCGATATGCCGTTGAACTGCCTGGAAAACTGTATCGACGAGGACAATCCCAAAGCATTCGAGGATATTACGGCCGGTGAATACCTGCACGAACGACTTATTGAACTCGGACTCGTAAAAAAATAA
- a CDS encoding substrate-binding domain-containing protein gives MKTVKIIGVPEHFNLPWHLAMEDSAFEDRGIELEWTDVPEGTGKMTQMLQDGEADLGIILTEGIIKSISQGNPSKIVQEYVSSPLLWGIHVDANSSRNSILDLKNDKVAISRLGSGSHLMAYINAQNQGWNTENLEFEIINNLDGAVESLTNGSGAYFMWEHFTTKPLVDNGTFKRVGDCPTPWPCFVIAASETFLKENEGVLKHILEVINTYTSEFKQIPSIDRTLSNRYEQKLEDIKEWLSKTTWGQEQLSAATVNEVQKRLHDLNLVDEIKPIETFLWK, from the coding sequence ATGAAAACGGTAAAAATAATTGGTGTCCCAGAACATTTTAACCTTCCTTGGCATTTGGCCATGGAAGACAGTGCTTTTGAAGATAGGGGCATTGAACTGGAATGGACCGATGTTCCGGAGGGCACCGGAAAAATGACACAAATGCTGCAGGACGGTGAAGCGGATTTGGGCATCATTCTTACCGAGGGCATCATTAAAAGCATCTCTCAGGGCAATCCCAGTAAAATTGTGCAAGAATATGTGTCCTCTCCCCTGCTTTGGGGCATTCATGTGGATGCGAATAGTAGCCGCAACTCCATTTTGGACCTAAAAAATGATAAAGTCGCTATCAGCCGGTTGGGCAGCGGAAGCCACTTAATGGCCTATATCAACGCCCAAAACCAAGGATGGAACACGGAAAACCTTGAATTTGAAATCATCAATAACCTCGATGGTGCCGTAGAAAGCCTGACCAACGGTTCCGGTGCCTATTTTATGTGGGAACACTTCACCACCAAACCGCTTGTGGACAATGGGACCTTTAAACGGGTCGGTGACTGCCCTACCCCTTGGCCGTGTTTTGTGATCGCTGCCTCGGAAACCTTTTTGAAAGAAAACGAAGGAGTGCTCAAACATATTCTGGAGGTTATCAACACGTACACCTCGGAATTCAAGCAAATTCCAAGCATAGATAGAACGTTGTCCAACAGATACGAGCAAAAACTGGAAGATATAAAAGAATGGCTATCTAAAACCACTTGGGGGCAGGAACAACTTTCAGCAGCAACCGTCAACGAGGTACAAAAAAGGCTACACGACCTTAATTTAGTGGATGAAATTAAGCCCATTGAAACCTTTCTTTGGAAATAA
- a CDS encoding DapH/DapD/GlmU-related protein — protein MNNSEKNIFERLKSGESVPFNDPDYSQIGTAVSETKKLLVKLNNEADDKEIRKLLSQIIDQRIDESTTVFTPFFTNYGKNIKLGKNIFINHACSFLDLGGITIDDNVMIAPRVNLTSESHPISVNNRKTLTVGHIHIKQNVWIGANATIFPGVTVGENSVVAAGAVVHQNVPDNTIVGGIPAKVIKQIE, from the coding sequence ATGAATAATTCAGAAAAAAATATATTCGAGAGATTAAAAAGTGGTGAATCTGTTCCATTCAATGACCCTGACTATTCTCAAATCGGAACTGCTGTTAGCGAAACAAAAAAACTGCTTGTAAAGCTCAATAATGAGGCGGACGATAAAGAAATCAGAAAATTGTTGAGCCAAATTATCGACCAAAGAATTGATGAAAGCACGACAGTATTTACACCATTTTTTACCAATTACGGAAAGAATATAAAGCTTGGCAAAAACATATTCATCAATCACGCATGCTCCTTTTTGGATTTAGGAGGCATAACCATAGATGACAATGTGATGATTGCACCAAGGGTAAATTTGACTTCCGAGAGTCATCCAATTTCAGTAAACAACAGAAAGACTTTAACGGTTGGACATATTCACATAAAACAAAATGTTTGGATTGGTGCAAATGCAACAATTTTTCCTGGCGTTACAGTTGGAGAAAATTCAGTTGTGGCCGCCGGTGCAGTTGTTCATCAAAATGTACCTGATAACACTATTGTTGGTGGCATACCGGCAAAAGTAATCAAGCAAATAGAATAG
- a CDS encoding endonuclease MutS2, with protein MRNIHPKTLQDLEFPTVLTQIAARCNTELGKEDALQIQPFKNKDELMEALGQTSEYLASFSNDNRIPNHGFDQINSELGLLKIDNSTLEISGFRKIGSICKTVTIHHKFFKKFKEYYPLLFSKVDTLELHPEIPDAIDDVIDKFGEIKDSASDELRYIRSKINEVRSKINQSFSAALGRYQSSDFLDEIRESVVENRRVLAVKAMHRKKVKGTVMGTSKTGSIVYIVPEATLSYTRELSNLEFDEKEEVQRILNKLTDEIRPYLELLKAYQAYLAGTDITAAKARYANEMDGLLPEINEEREMHLRDAFHPLLYLSNKRKNEKTWPQTIKLHKENRIIVISGPNAGGKSITLKTIGLLQVMLQSGMLIPVHERSSVCFFDQILTDIGDNQSIENHLSTYSYRLKNMNRFLRKCNDKTLFLIDEFGTGSDPELGGALAEAFLEVFYEREAYGVITTHYANLKALANELPHATNANMLFNSKTLEPTFQLVLGEAGSSFTFEVAQKNGIPYSLINKAKKKIERGKVRFDATIAKLQKERSKMVETGSKLKDEEAKAREENERLEQLNSKIKSKLESYQEMYDHNQRMIQLGNKVNTAAEKYFIDKKKRPLISEMLRIVETENSKRKKTTAKKAKAKQEEKKQVAEELEQKIKKVRVEKKIQKKKEIQAEKNKPRPVFKIGDRVRLMDGKAVGSIDTLEKGKAVVNYGMFTTNVSVDQLELVEAKK; from the coding sequence ATGCGAAACATTCACCCCAAAACACTCCAAGATTTAGAATTTCCCACCGTATTGACGCAAATAGCTGCGCGATGCAATACCGAATTGGGAAAGGAAGATGCATTACAGATACAGCCGTTCAAAAATAAGGATGAGCTGATGGAGGCTTTGGGACAGACTTCGGAGTATCTGGCTTCGTTTTCCAACGATAACCGTATTCCCAATCACGGTTTTGACCAAATCAACAGCGAATTGGGCCTACTCAAGATTGACAACAGTACTTTGGAAATCTCGGGTTTTCGAAAAATCGGCAGCATCTGCAAAACCGTCACGATTCATCATAAATTCTTCAAGAAGTTCAAGGAATACTACCCTCTGCTTTTTAGCAAAGTGGATACTCTGGAACTACATCCCGAAATTCCGGATGCCATTGATGATGTTATCGATAAATTCGGGGAGATCAAGGACTCTGCTTCAGACGAATTGCGATATATCCGTAGTAAAATCAATGAGGTGCGCAGTAAGATCAATCAAAGTTTTAGCGCTGCACTGGGGCGTTATCAATCTTCGGACTTTTTGGATGAAATCCGCGAATCCGTGGTCGAGAACCGTCGGGTTTTAGCGGTTAAGGCCATGCACCGCAAAAAAGTGAAGGGTACCGTGATGGGCACTTCCAAAACGGGGAGCATCGTATACATTGTTCCGGAAGCCACCCTCTCCTACACCAGGGAATTGAGCAACTTGGAATTTGACGAGAAAGAAGAGGTACAGCGCATCCTGAACAAGTTGACCGACGAAATCCGTCCTTACTTGGAATTGCTGAAAGCATATCAAGCCTATTTGGCCGGAACGGACATTACTGCGGCCAAGGCCAGATATGCCAACGAAATGGATGGCCTGTTGCCTGAAATCAACGAAGAGCGCGAAATGCACCTCCGTGATGCCTTCCATCCCCTGCTCTATTTATCCAACAAACGAAAGAACGAAAAAACTTGGCCGCAGACGATAAAACTCCACAAGGAGAACCGAATCATAGTGATTTCGGGACCGAATGCGGGTGGAAAAAGTATCACATTAAAGACCATTGGATTGCTTCAAGTAATGCTTCAAAGTGGGATGCTGATCCCTGTGCACGAGCGCAGTTCCGTTTGTTTTTTTGACCAAATTTTGACAGACATTGGAGATAATCAATCCATTGAAAATCATTTAAGTACGTATAGCTATCGCTTAAAGAACATGAATCGCTTTCTGCGGAAGTGCAACGACAAAACCTTGTTCTTGATCGATGAATTTGGAACGGGAAGTGACCCCGAACTGGGCGGCGCCTTGGCCGAAGCTTTTTTGGAGGTGTTCTACGAGCGTGAGGCATATGGCGTAATCACAACCCATTACGCCAATTTGAAGGCGCTGGCCAACGAATTGCCACATGCCACCAATGCCAATATGCTGTTCAATTCCAAAACATTGGAACCTACCTTTCAATTGGTTTTGGGCGAAGCGGGAAGCTCCTTTACGTTTGAGGTGGCCCAAAAGAACGGCATCCCCTATTCCTTGATCAACAAGGCCAAGAAGAAAATAGAACGCGGAAAAGTCCGTTTTGATGCCACCATTGCCAAGCTACAGAAGGAACGCAGCAAAATGGTGGAGACCGGCTCCAAACTGAAGGACGAAGAAGCCAAGGCCCGTGAAGAAAACGAGCGCTTGGAACAGCTTAATTCCAAGATCAAATCCAAGTTGGAGAGCTACCAAGAAATGTACGACCACAACCAGCGCATGATCCAACTGGGCAACAAGGTGAACACGGCAGCGGAAAAATACTTCATCGACAAGAAAAAACGCCCGTTGATCTCCGAAATGCTCCGTATTGTGGAAACGGAAAACAGCAAGCGCAAAAAGACAACTGCCAAAAAGGCCAAGGCCAAACAAGAAGAAAAGAAACAGGTGGCCGAAGAGCTGGAACAAAAAATCAAAAAGGTACGGGTCGAGAAGAAAATCCAAAAAAAGAAAGAAATCCAGGCCGAAAAGAACAAACCCCGCCCAGTGTTTAAAATCGGGGACCGCGTTCGTTTGATGGATGGTAAGGCCGTGGGCAGTATCGACACGCTCGAAAAAGGCAAAGCGGTGGTCAACTACGGTATGTTCACCACCAATGTGAGCGTGGACCAATTGGAATTGGTGGAGGCGAAGAAGTAA
- a CDS encoding Gfo/Idh/MocA family protein, whose product MKKTTNSQSRRNFVKNTALASSIFIVPRHVLGGPGFLAPSDRLNIAAIGAGGKGASDIANASVNGRENVVALCDVDFSGSAKQSVERFPKAKLFNDYREMLDSMKDIDAVTISTPDHVHGPAAAYAMQRGKHVYVQKPMTHNIREARMLTQMARDKKVVTQMGNQGASNPLLGMVQKWVDSGALGRITKVEIWTNRPVWPQGNAMPEPDPSSKPNDLNWDLWLGPAPMRPYTPNLHPFNWRGWWDYGTGALGDVGCHLIDIPYRTLKLGYPTAAECSVGTVFSQMWNPDYHPEGCPPSSFITLNYEATDKTAAPLTMTWSDGGIRPSHPEIIPADSDIGGPGSQNGVLIHGEHGVISTNINDSSPLTPKLYMNSGATEFGPEVEDMPEPEYGHQRKWVDACKAGFGSEQHQDLTSSFDYAGPMTETVLMGNLAIRSYMLRKQNEKGNMEFYGRKKLLWDGENMEITNFEDANQYVTRTYREGWEM is encoded by the coding sequence ATGAAAAAAACAACCAATTCCCAAAGCAGAAGAAATTTTGTGAAAAACACCGCGCTGGCGTCCAGCATTTTTATTGTGCCCCGCCATGTGCTGGGCGGTCCCGGCTTTTTGGCCCCTAGCGACCGCTTGAACATCGCCGCCATTGGTGCGGGCGGCAAAGGAGCCAGCGACATTGCCAACGCCTCCGTAAACGGGCGCGAAAATGTGGTGGCCCTTTGTGATGTCGATTTTTCCGGATCGGCCAAGCAATCGGTAGAGCGTTTTCCAAAAGCAAAGCTCTTTAACGATTACCGCGAAATGCTCGATTCCATGAAGGATATCGACGCGGTGACCATCAGTACGCCCGACCATGTTCACGGTCCGGCAGCGGCCTATGCCATGCAACGCGGCAAACACGTGTATGTGCAAAAACCCATGACGCACAACATCCGCGAAGCGCGTATGCTCACCCAAATGGCCCGCGATAAAAAAGTGGTCACCCAAATGGGAAACCAAGGCGCTTCCAACCCATTGTTGGGCATGGTCCAAAAATGGGTCGATTCCGGTGCGCTGGGTCGCATTACCAAAGTTGAGATTTGGACCAACCGTCCGGTATGGCCCCAAGGAAATGCAATGCCCGAACCGGACCCATCCAGCAAACCCAACGACTTGAACTGGGACCTATGGTTGGGCCCTGCCCCCATGCGTCCGTACACACCGAACCTGCATCCGTTCAACTGGCGGGGCTGGTGGGATTATGGAACCGGCGCCTTGGGCGATGTTGGATGTCACTTGATCGATATCCCTTACCGCACCTTGAAGTTGGGCTACCCTACGGCGGCAGAATGCAGCGTGGGCACGGTATTTTCCCAAATGTGGAATCCGGATTACCACCCAGAAGGCTGTCCGCCCTCCTCATTCATCACTTTGAATTATGAGGCTACGGACAAAACCGCCGCCCCATTGACCATGACCTGGAGCGATGGCGGTATCCGTCCCTCGCATCCGGAGATCATTCCTGCCGATAGCGATATTGGAGGGCCGGGAAGTCAAAATGGTGTGCTGATCCATGGAGAGCATGGGGTAATTTCCACCAACATCAATGATAGCTCACCGTTGACCCCAAAATTGTATATGAACAGTGGTGCCACGGAATTTGGGCCGGAAGTGGAAGATATGCCAGAACCGGAATACGGCCACCAACGCAAATGGGTGGATGCCTGTAAAGCAGGATTTGGCAGCGAACAGCACCAAGACCTTACCTCTTCGTTCGATTACGCCGGACCTATGACGGAAACCGTACTTATGGGCAATTTGGCGATTCGTAGCTACATGTTACGTAAACAGAATGAAAAAGGAAACATGGAGTTCTACGGTCGTAAAAAACTGCTTTGGGATGGCGAAAATATGGAAATCACCAATTTTGAAGATGCCAACCAGTATGTTACCCGTACCTACCGCGAAGGTTGGGAAATGTAA
- a CDS encoding nucleoside phosphorylase translates to MKASLSNSELILNADGSIYHLNLLPEDISSIIITVGDPERVPEVSKYFDSIEIRKGKREFVTHTGIYAGKRITAISTGIGTDNIDIVFNELDALANIDFDSRDTKSEKIQLSFIRIGTSGSIQPDIPIDTFLMSSSGIGFDNLLHFYESEHIKNTALELALHDHLGWEQHNIHPYAVDFDKELGDIFDSNRIRLGATCTNSGFYGPQGRTLRLKPSLKDFNEKLAQFSHKNLRITNLEMETAGIYGLAKLLGHRAVSLNAILANRVTGEFSEQGHKTVDELIQYTLNCIANSRLV, encoded by the coding sequence ATGAAAGCTTCATTGAGCAATTCAGAGCTTATTCTGAATGCTGATGGGAGCATTTACCATCTCAATCTTCTTCCCGAAGACATATCCAGCATTATTATTACTGTAGGCGACCCGGAACGTGTTCCTGAGGTTTCCAAATATTTCGACTCCATCGAAATAAGGAAGGGAAAACGTGAGTTTGTCACCCATACCGGTATTTACGCCGGTAAGCGAATCACTGCAATCTCCACAGGTATCGGAACGGACAATATTGACATTGTTTTTAATGAATTAGATGCCTTGGCCAATATTGATTTTGATTCCCGGGACACTAAATCAGAAAAAATACAACTCAGTTTTATACGGATTGGTACATCTGGGTCGATACAACCCGACATCCCTATCGATACATTTTTAATGAGCAGTTCCGGAATAGGTTTTGACAACCTGCTCCACTTTTATGAATCCGAACATATCAAGAACACAGCGCTGGAACTGGCATTACACGACCACCTTGGTTGGGAGCAGCACAACATTCATCCTTACGCTGTAGATTTTGACAAGGAGTTGGGCGACATTTTCGACTCAAATCGTATACGATTAGGGGCAACATGTACAAATTCAGGTTTTTACGGGCCACAAGGAAGAACATTACGACTAAAACCATCCCTTAAAGATTTTAACGAGAAGCTAGCCCAGTTTTCCCATAAAAACCTTAGGATAACCAATCTGGAAATGGAAACAGCTGGCATTTACGGTCTTGCCAAACTCCTTGGGCACAGGGCAGTTTCCCTAAACGCCATATTAGCGAATAGGGTCACCGGCGAGTTTTCCGAACAGGGCCATAAAACCGTCGACGAACTCATTCAATACACCTTGAATTGCATCGCCAATAGTCGATTGGTATGA
- a CDS encoding translation initiation factor: MDLQDQLKNLFPDHKPENEPDNSDNGPAYWLQEDPIICKYEKRKGKPVTIIEGYNGADSDFKKLTKDLKTLLGVGGSFKNEAIIIQGDYRDKIMDFLKENGFSVKRVGG; the protein is encoded by the coding sequence ATGGACCTACAAGACCAGCTTAAAAATCTATTTCCCGACCATAAGCCGGAGAACGAACCGGACAATAGCGATAACGGACCCGCATATTGGCTACAAGAGGATCCCATTATCTGTAAATATGAAAAACGAAAGGGAAAACCTGTCACTATTATTGAAGGATATAATGGCGCGGATAGCGACTTTAAAAAACTGACCAAAGACCTGAAAACCCTCTTGGGTGTCGGGGGCAGTTTTAAGAACGAAGCGATTATTATTCAGGGGGATTATCGCGATAAAATCATGGACTTCCTAAAGGAAAATGGATTTTCCGTAAAGCGTGTTGGCGGATAA
- a CDS encoding type II toxin-antitoxin system RelE/ParE family toxin, translated as MAKRNVIWTRTADIQFVGILEYWVKRNKSNTYSKKLVKLVSERTKQIADKPLIYKATDFKDARVASMGNFSIYYKVTEKEIIITAFWDNRQHPKKLLEILENK; from the coding sequence ATGGCTAAACGAAATGTGATTTGGACACGTACAGCCGATATACAGTTCGTGGGAATTTTAGAATATTGGGTTAAAAGAAATAAATCCAACACTTATTCAAAAAAACTTGTAAAACTTGTCTCTGAAAGAACAAAACAGATTGCCGATAAACCTCTGATTTATAAAGCTACTGATTTTAAAGATGCGAGAGTTGCTTCTATGGGCAATTTTAGCATTTACTATAAAGTTACTGAAAAGGAAATTATAATTACTGCCTTTTGGGACAATAGACAGCATCCGAAAAAACTTTTGGAAATATTAGAAAACAAATAA
- the ung gene encoding uracil-DNA glycosylase has product MEVNIEPSWKTQLSDEFEKPYFQQLAAFVKQEYQQHTCYPKGKDIFSAFDHCPFQETKVVIIGQDPYHGPNQANGLCFSVKDGIPHPPSLVNIFKEIKTDVEKPYPKSGNLERWADQGVLLLNATLTVRAHQAGSHQKKGWEQFTDAVIQTVSSELEGVVFLLWGGFAKKKSALIDKSKHHILTSGHPSPLSANRGLWFGNQHFSKTSKLLAQMGKEPIDW; this is encoded by the coding sequence ATGGAGGTAAACATTGAACCCAGTTGGAAAACGCAATTATCTGACGAATTCGAAAAACCTTATTTCCAACAATTGGCCGCTTTTGTGAAGCAGGAATATCAACAACATACCTGTTACCCAAAGGGTAAGGACATTTTTTCCGCTTTTGATCATTGTCCGTTCCAGGAAACCAAGGTGGTGATCATTGGTCAGGATCCCTACCACGGGCCAAATCAAGCGAACGGCTTGTGTTTTTCCGTAAAGGATGGCATTCCGCATCCGCCATCTCTGGTCAATATTTTCAAGGAAATCAAGACCGATGTGGAAAAGCCCTATCCCAAAAGTGGCAATCTGGAGCGGTGGGCCGACCAAGGGGTTCTTCTGTTGAATGCGACCTTGACGGTTCGTGCACACCAAGCTGGGAGCCATCAGAAAAAAGGGTGGGAACAATTTACCGATGCGGTGATCCAAACGGTTTCCAGCGAACTTGAAGGTGTTGTTTTTTTGCTTTGGGGCGGGTTTGCCAAGAAAAAATCGGCCTTGATCGATAAAAGCAAGCATCATATTTTAACCTCGGGACATCCCTCTCCCTTGAGCGCCAACCGAGGTCTGTGGTTCGGCAACCAGCATTTCAGCAAGACCAGTAAACTACTAGCCCAAATGGGCAAAGAACCGATTGATTGGTAA
- a CDS encoding permease encodes MNQFLNEWGEAAYTTFGFFWMALWAFALGYLISSMIQVFVTEKRMQDMMGDKGGKSVLLGTFFGFISSSCSFSALATSKSLFKKGASFVSSIAFLLASTNLVIELGIVISIFLGWQFVVGEYVGGIILILSSWLLIRIINPKKLIRKARERLEGPSEYHADKKSLTEKIKSHENWAKVGKQYGMEWKMVWKDVTVGFTIAGIVAAFVPDSFFQTLFINTGEGQRSFGFFTLLEHVIVGPFAAFLTFIGSMGNIPLAALLYGKGVSFAGVMAFIFSDLVVFPVLRINAKYYGWKMSLFILFLLFTSLIAASLLLHYGFDLFGLIPQGTDKGIANKEYFAIDYTFFLNLAFVFLSGLMVYFGHYKWKSVKHHKEMAQKSPLLEKILKWTALVCYVWLAVGIVLKFTV; translated from the coding sequence ATGAATCAATTTTTGAATGAGTGGGGAGAAGCGGCCTACACAACTTTTGGCTTTTTTTGGATGGCACTATGGGCATTTGCCCTAGGTTATTTAATAAGCTCCATGATCCAAGTCTTCGTTACCGAAAAAAGGATGCAGGACATGATGGGCGACAAAGGCGGCAAGAGCGTATTGTTGGGTACTTTTTTTGGTTTTATAAGCAGTTCTTGCAGTTTTTCTGCGCTTGCCACCTCCAAATCACTGTTTAAAAAAGGGGCGAGCTTTGTCTCATCCATTGCTTTTTTGTTGGCATCCACGAACCTGGTCATTGAACTGGGGATCGTCATATCCATCTTTTTGGGTTGGCAGTTTGTTGTTGGCGAGTATGTTGGCGGCATAATCCTTATTTTATCAAGTTGGTTGCTTATCCGCATCATCAATCCCAAAAAACTGATTCGAAAGGCAAGGGAACGCCTTGAGGGGCCCAGTGAGTACCATGCGGATAAAAAATCCTTGACCGAAAAAATAAAGTCGCACGAAAACTGGGCCAAGGTCGGCAAACAGTACGGAATGGAATGGAAGATGGTTTGGAAAGATGTTACCGTAGGCTTTACCATTGCAGGGATTGTCGCCGCGTTTGTTCCCGATTCGTTCTTTCAGACACTTTTTATCAATACGGGAGAGGGGCAGCGATCCTTTGGTTTTTTTACCTTATTGGAACATGTAATTGTGGGGCCGTTTGCCGCATTTTTGACTTTTATCGGGTCAATGGGCAACATCCCCCTTGCTGCACTGTTGTATGGCAAAGGCGTAAGTTTTGCCGGGGTCATGGCCTTTATTTTTAGTGATTTGGTCGTATTTCCTGTGCTGCGCATCAATGCGAAATATTACGGATGGAAAATGTCCCTTTTCATCTTGTTTTTGCTCTTCACATCATTGATTGCCGCATCGCTATTGCTCCACTATGGTTTTGACCTGTTCGGTCTGATCCCACAGGGTACCGATAAAGGCATTGCCAACAAAGAATATTTTGCTATTGATTACACGTTTTTCCTGAACTTGGCCTTTGTTTTCCTATCCGGGTTGATGGTGTACTTTGGCCACTACAAATGGAAGAGCGTTAAGCACCATAAAGAAATGGCCCAAAAAAGCCCGCTCTTGGAGAAAATCCTTAAATGGACCGCTTTGGTTTGCTATGTGTGGTTGGCCGTTGGGATTGTCTTGAAGTTTACCGTTTGA
- a CDS encoding DUF1835 domain-containing protein gives MKSLLHITNGDSFTSRLQSLQLKGDVITWREMLCEGKTLSSVGSESFWKTRFEFLNKNYKVSKSWFIEKTLKEYRSLCNHKQQDQIVLWFEYDLFCQINMLAVLSWLKSHRRHAEIYLVCSGKVEGSSKLYGLNELNDEKLLELYDNKKLLSQDDIEYADYIWQLYCSDNPIRLENQIANNDFQFEYLSDALKTHLKRYPTIKNGLNDLENHILEVAKEEKPQSRKELMGKLLTNQGFYGFGDTQYDRMISSLKPLFSSFDPVKLTKKGLHVLKQEANYYSELRDNQMYLGGSLKYNFLYNTDTERILKL, from the coding sequence ATGAAATCACTGTTGCACATAACCAACGGGGACAGTTTCACGTCCAGATTACAGTCTTTACAATTAAAAGGAGACGTAATTACATGGAGAGAGATGCTTTGCGAAGGCAAAACCCTCTCTTCCGTGGGGAGCGAATCTTTCTGGAAAACAAGGTTCGAGTTCCTCAATAAAAATTACAAAGTCTCCAAATCTTGGTTCATCGAAAAAACCCTAAAAGAATACAGGTCCCTTTGTAATCACAAACAGCAGGACCAAATTGTTCTGTGGTTTGAATATGACCTTTTTTGTCAAATAAACATGCTGGCCGTGCTGAGTTGGCTAAAATCCCACAGAAGACATGCCGAAATCTACTTGGTGTGCAGTGGCAAGGTCGAAGGCTCCAGCAAACTTTATGGACTAAATGAGCTGAACGACGAAAAACTGCTCGAGCTCTACGACAATAAAAAACTCCTTTCACAGGACGATATTGAATATGCGGATTACATTTGGCAATTGTATTGCAGTGATAATCCCATCCGCTTGGAAAACCAGATTGCCAACAACGATTTCCAGTTCGAATACCTTTCGGATGCCCTTAAAACGCATTTAAAGCGTTACCCTACCATAAAAAATGGTCTCAACGATTTGGAAAACCACATTTTGGAAGTGGCAAAAGAAGAAAAGCCACAATCCAGAAAAGAGCTAATGGGCAAACTATTGACCAATCAAGGATTTTATGGTTTTGGCGATACACAATATGACAGAATGATTTCTTCCCTGAAACCATTGTTCAGTTCTTTTGACCCCGTGAAATTGACCAAAAAAGGGTTGCACGTGCTAAAACAAGAAGCGAACTATTATTCAGAACTTCGTGATAATCAAATGTATCTAGGGGGCTCTTTAAAGTATAACTTCTTATACAATACCGACACCGAACGAATCCTGAAATTGTAA